The following are encoded in a window of Oceanidesulfovibrio indonesiensis genomic DNA:
- a CDS encoding DUF4372 domain-containing protein, with protein MELVSKQLTQKENLDVAHHNTILSQLLSLIPRHDFERLERKHSSGRQPRIFTRWSQFVCLAF; from the coding sequence GCAACTCACACAAAAGGAGAATTTGGACGTGGCACACCATAACACAATCCTTTCTCAACTGCTATCCTTGATCCCCAGACATGATTTTGAGCGCCTTGAACGCAAGCACTCCAGCGGACGCCAACCACGCATTTTCACCCGGTGGAGCCAGTTTGTATGCCTGGCCTTC